A genomic segment from Truepera sp. encodes:
- a CDS encoding alpha-glucosidase has product MAPSLHDLAVVFGAFELRLRGSDGLDRLNVRRSTGRAHAATFRGPAGRAFLAASRGEYRATGLAGHLRPAERLAARYRHQWLGGVVGGVTGGRPMLELRGLLTLTTSDLQAVAAGSVPEDAVAYEVRLVDVDAERLEVEVSLQQDGLFTDLFWEQPPRVRVFGFGVQFTYLDMRGRAVPIITAEQGVGRGAQPLTRFTESLGGAGGDWWSTYAPVPGFVTTEMAGLLVRESEPARFDLRWPGVGSVRLYGPRLRALAYSAHNPRTLLEIHTRETGRMPPLPDWAHAGAILGLQGGADKVERVVADLLAEGAPLAAVWLQDWVGNRQLPFGTRLWWDWQRDEGRYPDWHGMLERLAARGVRVLTYVNPFLAPMDDRPGGRPALFDEAEAAGYFVKNASGGTYLTDQGDFTAGLIDLSNPEARSWYLETLALNLSESRASGWMADFGEGLPLDAQLAHGTALQWHNHYPEAWAAFNHDLRRLVAERSGGSADDYLTFFRSGFTRSPGDAGLFWLGDQCVTWDRFDGLASALTGLLSGGFSGFALNHGDVGGYTSTLPPLPTTLRSPELLARWGELMAFTALLRTHEGNRPQHNVQVYSDQGTRSAFAHAARLHAGWRDLRVRLMAEARETGMPVARHPWLQYPEDANCEDLARQYFLGPNLLVAPVLDEGARSVRAYLPAASGTWRHRWSGVNFEAGEGKWVTVDAPLGQPGLFDRVA; this is encoded by the coding sequence ATGGCCCCTAGCCTGCACGACCTTGCCGTGGTGTTCGGGGCGTTCGAACTGCGGCTGCGGGGGAGCGATGGACTCGATCGACTGAACGTGCGTCGCAGCACCGGCCGGGCCCACGCAGCCACTTTCCGCGGTCCAGCCGGACGGGCGTTCCTGGCGGCCTCTCGCGGTGAGTACCGCGCCACCGGCCTGGCGGGCCACCTGAGGCCGGCGGAACGGCTCGCAGCGCGCTACCGCCACCAGTGGCTTGGGGGAGTGGTCGGCGGGGTAACGGGTGGCCGCCCGATGCTCGAGCTACGGGGCCTCCTAACGCTCACGACGAGCGACCTGCAGGCGGTAGCCGCCGGGAGCGTGCCCGAAGACGCCGTCGCCTACGAGGTCCGTCTGGTGGATGTGGACGCGGAGCGGCTGGAGGTGGAGGTGAGCCTCCAGCAGGACGGCCTCTTCACGGACCTTTTCTGGGAGCAACCGCCCAGAGTGCGCGTGTTCGGCTTCGGGGTGCAGTTCACCTACCTCGACATGCGCGGCCGCGCCGTACCGATAATCACGGCCGAGCAGGGGGTAGGACGTGGGGCGCAACCCTTGACCCGCTTCACCGAGAGCCTGGGTGGCGCCGGCGGCGATTGGTGGAGCACCTACGCTCCCGTGCCCGGCTTCGTTACCACGGAGATGGCGGGGTTGCTGGTACGAGAGTCGGAGCCGGCCCGCTTCGACCTGCGCTGGCCGGGTGTCGGCAGCGTCCGCCTCTACGGCCCGCGCCTGCGGGCACTGGCGTACTCGGCCCACAACCCGCGTACCCTCCTCGAGATCCATACGCGTGAGACGGGGCGGATGCCCCCGCTACCGGACTGGGCCCACGCCGGTGCGATCCTCGGGTTGCAGGGTGGCGCCGACAAGGTGGAGCGGGTCGTGGCCGACCTGCTGGCCGAGGGCGCCCCGCTCGCCGCGGTGTGGCTGCAGGACTGGGTGGGCAACCGGCAGTTGCCGTTCGGCACGAGGCTGTGGTGGGACTGGCAGCGCGACGAGGGCCGCTACCCCGACTGGCACGGCATGCTCGAGCGCCTTGCGGCCCGTGGTGTTCGGGTCCTCACGTACGTGAACCCCTTCCTGGCACCAATGGACGATCGCCCCGGTGGGAGGCCCGCGCTCTTCGACGAGGCCGAGGCCGCCGGGTACTTCGTCAAGAACGCCTCGGGGGGCACGTACCTGACCGACCAGGGCGATTTCACCGCGGGCCTCATAGACCTCTCGAACCCGGAGGCGCGCTCCTGGTACCTGGAGACGCTGGCCCTCAACCTGAGCGAGAGCCGCGCCTCGGGCTGGATGGCGGACTTCGGCGAGGGTTTGCCGCTCGACGCCCAACTGGCGCACGGCACGGCACTCCAGTGGCACAACCACTACCCGGAGGCCTGGGCCGCGTTCAACCACGACCTTCGCCGCCTCGTGGCAGAGCGCAGCGGCGGGAGCGCCGACGACTACCTCACGTTCTTCCGGTCCGGTTTCACCCGCAGCCCGGGCGACGCCGGGCTCTTCTGGTTGGGCGATCAGTGCGTTACGTGGGACCGCTTCGACGGCCTGGCCAGCGCCCTGACGGGCCTCCTCTCGGGCGGTTTCTCGGGTTTCGCCCTGAATCACGGCGACGTCGGGGGGTACACCTCGACCCTGCCGCCCCTCCCCACCACTCTGCGCTCCCCCGAACTCCTGGCCCGCTGGGGCGAGCTCATGGCGTTCACCGCCTTATTGCGCACCCACGAGGGCAACCGGCCGCAGCACAACGTTCAGGTGTACTCGGACCAGGGCACCAGGTCGGCTTTCGCGCACGCCGCACGCCTTCACGCGGGATGGCGGGACCTGCGAGTACGCCTGATGGCGGAGGCGCGCGAGACGGGCATGCCGGTCGCGCGCCACCCGTGGCTGCAGTACCCGGAGGACGCCAACTGTGAGGACCTTGCGAGACAGTACTTCCTCGGCCCGAACCTGCTCGTGGCGCCGGTGCTGGACGAGGGCGCCCGCAGCGTGCGGGCGTACCTCCCGGCCGCGAGCGGCACGTGGCGCCACCGCTGGAGCGGGGTGAACTTCGAAGCTGGTGAGGGTAAGTGGGTGACGGTGGACGCGCCCCTAGGGCAGCCCGGCCTCTTCGACCGCGTGGCCTGA
- a CDS encoding ABC transporter permease, whose product MIAAAKEKRLVRNKALRRFLRNPGTVLGSALALLLLLVAVFAPQISGDPLAQDLAVRLQPPSAEHLLGTDQLGRDVWSRVVHGSRISLRIGLTVVSVALLLGGFIGLVAGMFGGLVDEVAMRITDIFFAFPALILAMAIAGALGPSLGNLMIAVAAVTWPYYARLIRAQVLSLKTLDFVDASRALGASRWRQALRHVLPNAITPLLVQASFDVGAAILTAAGLGFIGFGAQPPTPEWGAVVSETRSFISEAPWASSAPAIAILITVLAFNLLGDGLRDILDPRGRRRS is encoded by the coding sequence ATGATCGCCGCCGCCAAAGAGAAGCGGCTGGTGCGCAACAAGGCGCTGAGGCGCTTCCTCAGGAACCCGGGCACGGTGCTCGGGAGCGCTCTGGCGCTGCTGCTACTGCTGGTGGCGGTCTTCGCGCCTCAGATCTCGGGTGACCCGCTCGCGCAAGATCTCGCCGTCCGCCTCCAGCCTCCCAGCGCCGAGCACCTGCTTGGCACCGATCAACTGGGGCGCGACGTCTGGTCGCGCGTCGTTCACGGCTCACGCATCTCACTGCGCATCGGATTGACCGTGGTGAGCGTGGCGCTGCTGTTGGGCGGCTTCATCGGGCTGGTGGCCGGCATGTTCGGCGGGCTCGTGGACGAGGTCGCCATGCGCATCACCGACATCTTCTTCGCCTTCCCCGCCCTCATTTTGGCCATGGCCATCGCGGGTGCGCTCGGGCCCAGCCTCGGGAACCTCATGATCGCCGTCGCGGCCGTCACGTGGCCCTACTACGCCCGCCTGATCCGCGCGCAGGTCCTGAGCCTCAAGACGCTCGACTTCGTCGACGCCTCGCGCGCCCTTGGCGCGAGCCGCTGGCGCCAGGCCCTGCGACACGTGCTGCCCAACGCCATCACGCCGCTGTTGGTGCAGGCGAGTTTCGACGTGGGCGCCGCCATCCTCACCGCCGCCGGCCTCGGCTTCATCGGCTTCGGCGCTCAGCCCCCCACGCCCGAATGGGGAGCCGTGGTGTCCGAGACGCGCTCTTTCATCTCGGAGGCGCCCTGGGCCTCTTCCGCCCCGGCGATCGCCATCCTTATCACCGTGCTCGCCTTCAACTTGCTGGGCGACGGCTTGCGCGACATCCTCGACCCGCGCGGTCGGCGGCGCAGCTAA
- a CDS encoding ABC transporter permease: protein MLAFLLRRLGSLVFVVWGVGFAAFFISQVVPADPAAAALGNNARPAQVAAYREKRGLDKPAWKQYLIYMKALVTGDLGRSLRTQRPILNDLRDFFPATFELTLAAMLFALALGIPAGILAAVQQDRPLDLGVRALALVGGATPVYWLAILMLQLFHAKLGWLPGPGRLDAYLLAPHRVTGILTLDAFLAQDWEVLVDALRHLLLPAVVLGAFSMALVARMVRSAMLETLSQDFVRTATAKGLPGRKVVMKHALRNAALPVLTVLGSLLGSLLTGAVLTETIFSWPGLGSYATASATALDFPAVMGVTLVAGLAYSLINLLVDVLYVVLDPRVSYV from the coding sequence TTGCTAGCTTTCCTACTTCGCCGCCTTGGCTCGTTGGTCTTCGTCGTGTGGGGCGTCGGGTTCGCGGCCTTCTTCATATCCCAGGTGGTGCCGGCCGATCCGGCCGCGGCCGCCCTGGGCAACAACGCCCGGCCGGCGCAGGTGGCCGCCTACCGTGAGAAGCGCGGCCTCGACAAGCCGGCCTGGAAGCAGTACCTCATCTACATGAAAGCGCTGGTGACGGGCGACCTCGGCCGCTCGCTCCGCACGCAACGCCCTATCTTGAACGACCTGCGAGACTTCTTCCCCGCCACCTTCGAGCTGACCCTGGCCGCCATGCTCTTCGCCCTGGCGCTGGGCATCCCGGCCGGCATCCTGGCGGCGGTGCAACAGGACCGCCCCCTCGACCTGGGTGTGAGGGCCCTGGCGCTGGTCGGGGGTGCCACGCCCGTCTACTGGCTGGCCATCCTGATGCTCCAGCTCTTCCACGCCAAGCTGGGGTGGCTGCCCGGACCAGGGCGGCTCGACGCCTATCTCCTCGCCCCCCACCGAGTCACCGGCATCCTCACGCTCGACGCGTTTCTCGCCCAGGACTGGGAAGTGCTGGTGGACGCCCTGCGCCACCTGTTGCTGCCTGCCGTGGTGCTGGGTGCCTTCTCGATGGCGCTCGTGGCCCGCATGGTGAGGAGCGCCATGCTGGAGACCCTGTCGCAGGACTTCGTGCGCACGGCCACCGCCAAGGGCCTGCCGGGGCGCAAGGTCGTCATGAAGCACGCGTTGCGCAACGCCGCGCTGCCGGTACTGACCGTGCTCGGAAGCCTCCTGGGCTCGCTCCTGACCGGCGCCGTCCTTACGGAGACCATCTTCTCCTGGCCGGGCTTGGGCTCTTACGCGACCGCCAGCGCCACGGCCCTGGACTTCCCGGCCGTGATGGGCGTGACCCTCGTCGCCGGCTTGGCGTACAGCCTCATAAACCTGTTGGTGGACGTTTTGTACGTCGTTCTGGACCCCCGGGTGTCGTACGTATGA
- a CDS encoding ABC transporter substrate-binding protein — MRLKRIATLVVALIFALAAAFGAAQSARQTTLVIGGDWGDLLTIDPGVSYEFSGTVVIDNIYERLVKFEGADLSKIVPGLAESWEITPRDDGGNSITFHLRDAKFSTGRPVKASDVVFSFDRAIQIAGPGSFLFTDTAGMQVGSTVAVDDKTVRLDLPEGKNPTIVLNLLTFNIGGVMDQAEVEPHFQDGDYGQTWLNDNSAGSGPYKLERWDRSAQVVLVANPEYPDPGPITRVIMRYMQESNAQRTALESGEIDIAWDYTPEAFQAAAGNPDLKTYKTDTFQMTYLGMNSGEGAPFADNRVRDAVRYAVDQQGIIDSLLLGLGRRMQTIIPAGLMGADTTIYYERDVEKAKSLLAEAGATGLTVEFLVPTGACGGGIPCADLAAKIQSDLAEAGITANIKQTVSSELYTIYRAQAAQLVLAAWSPDYPDPDGNATSLASYAAKSIAWRNVWDNAEASELAGEAATTIDVDARKALYAKLTKLVATEGPYEMLYQPYKPVVTSAKVEGFERSAQGDVEFERISKLP; from the coding sequence ATGCGGCTCAAGCGGATAGCAACCCTGGTGGTTGCGCTCATCTTCGCACTGGCAGCGGCGTTCGGCGCCGCGCAGTCGGCTCGTCAGACGACCCTGGTAATAGGGGGTGACTGGGGCGATCTGTTGACCATCGACCCGGGCGTGAGCTACGAGTTCTCGGGCACCGTCGTCATCGACAACATCTACGAGCGCCTCGTCAAGTTCGAGGGCGCCGACCTCTCGAAGATCGTGCCCGGCCTCGCGGAAAGCTGGGAGATCACCCCCCGCGACGACGGCGGCAACAGCATCACGTTCCACTTGCGCGACGCCAAGTTCTCGACCGGTCGCCCCGTGAAGGCCTCGGACGTGGTCTTCTCCTTCGACCGCGCCATCCAGATCGCCGGGCCGGGTTCGTTCCTGTTCACCGACACGGCCGGCATGCAGGTCGGCTCGACGGTGGCCGTCGACGACAAGACCGTGCGCCTCGACCTTCCCGAGGGCAAGAACCCCACCATCGTCCTCAACCTGCTGACCTTCAACATCGGCGGGGTCATGGATCAGGCCGAGGTCGAGCCGCACTTCCAGGACGGCGACTACGGGCAGACGTGGCTCAACGACAACTCGGCCGGCTCCGGCCCCTACAAGCTGGAGCGCTGGGACCGCAGCGCCCAGGTGGTGCTGGTCGCCAACCCCGAGTACCCCGACCCCGGCCCCATCACCCGCGTCATCATGCGCTACATGCAGGAGTCCAACGCGCAGCGCACCGCGCTCGAGTCCGGCGAGATAGACATCGCGTGGGACTACACCCCCGAGGCGTTCCAGGCCGCGGCGGGTAACCCCGACCTCAAGACGTACAAGACCGACACGTTCCAGATGACCTACCTGGGCATGAACTCCGGGGAGGGCGCCCCGTTCGCCGACAACCGCGTCCGCGACGCCGTGCGCTACGCGGTGGACCAACAGGGCATCATCGATAGCCTCCTGCTGGGTCTTGGCCGCCGCATGCAGACGATCATCCCCGCGGGGCTCATGGGCGCCGACACGACCATCTACTACGAGCGCGACGTGGAGAAGGCCAAGTCCCTGCTCGCCGAGGCAGGTGCCACGGGTCTCACGGTCGAGTTCCTCGTTCCGACGGGCGCCTGCGGCGGCGGCATCCCGTGCGCCGACCTGGCCGCGAAGATCCAGTCCGACCTCGCCGAGGCCGGCATTACGGCCAACATCAAGCAGACGGTATCGAGCGAGCTTTACACCATCTACCGTGCCCAGGCCGCCCAGCTCGTGCTGGCCGCGTGGAGCCCCGACTACCCCGACCCCGACGGCAACGCCACGTCGCTTGCAAGCTACGCGGCCAAGTCGATCGCGTGGCGCAACGTGTGGGACAACGCCGAGGCGAGCGAGCTGGCGGGCGAAGCCGCCACCACCATCGACGTGGACGCGCGCAAGGCGCTCTACGCCAAACTCACCAAGCTCGTCGCAACCGAGGGCCCCTACGAGATGCTCTACCAGCCCTACAAGCCCGTGGTCACGTCGGCCAAGGTCGAGGGCTTCGAACGCAGTGCCCAGGGGGACGTCGAGTTCGAGCGCATCAGCAAGCTCCCCTGA
- a CDS encoding DUF1302 family protein: MSRHATLNPLLAALVSLALALGTPALAQVSYRLGGSVAAEFGVAIDGSIPVAAADLTLKLDGEVGSGFFPDAVFTAELLSRYDAAADEPFSVRLGRAYATVYLGALDLSLGNQVVAWGSADAVNPVDVVNPRNLSNPLADPADQRLPTPLVRATWHAPEGVTVDLVLVPVFVPSTLPGARWQLSPAAPPALPPGVTIVGVLPPQEAAPAFELGNMQFGGRATLDLELGGGADVSVMAYRGFRHLPTASVDLVPTPTPGMFELQPKLAYDRVTVVGVDFSAVFGDYVVRGESAYTFGDDPGGTEPSIGNDDFAAVLGAETNVSGGPFLTLQGAYQRTAADAGADPEHSFSTVLAASFDPDNRIGLDVAWLHEWTDGSGVIRPSFSYTFADGLTGTAAATVLYGSDGSTYGVWKDNTQLSLGVEFSF, encoded by the coding sequence ATGAGCCGTCACGCGACCCTTAACCCACTTCTCGCCGCGCTGGTCAGCCTGGCCCTGGCCCTCGGCACACCCGCGCTGGCCCAGGTGAGTTACCGCTTGGGCGGCAGCGTTGCCGCCGAGTTCGGTGTGGCCATCGACGGGAGCATCCCCGTGGCCGCCGCCGACCTGACGCTGAAACTCGACGGCGAGGTGGGGTCGGGGTTCTTCCCCGACGCCGTCTTCACGGCCGAGCTGCTCTCGCGCTACGACGCCGCGGCCGACGAGCCCTTCAGCGTGCGCTTGGGCCGCGCCTACGCGACGGTCTACCTGGGCGCCCTCGACCTCAGCCTCGGCAACCAGGTCGTGGCCTGGGGCTCCGCCGACGCCGTCAACCCGGTGGACGTCGTGAATCCCCGAAACCTCTCCAATCCGCTTGCCGACCCCGCCGACCAGAGGTTGCCGACGCCCCTGGTGCGCGCCACCTGGCACGCCCCCGAGGGCGTGACCGTAGACCTCGTGCTGGTGCCGGTGTTCGTGCCCTCGACCCTGCCCGGCGCGCGTTGGCAGCTCTCTCCCGCCGCGCCGCCCGCCCTGCCACCCGGTGTGACCATCGTCGGAGTGTTGCCGCCGCAGGAGGCCGCGCCGGCCTTCGAGTTGGGGAACATGCAGTTCGGGGGGCGCGCGACCCTCGACCTGGAGCTGGGCGGAGGGGCCGACGTCAGCGTCATGGCCTACCGCGGCTTCAGACACCTGCCCACTGCCTCGGTCGACTTGGTGCCGACCCCCACTCCGGGCATGTTCGAGCTGCAACCCAAGCTGGCATATGACCGGGTCACGGTCGTCGGCGTCGACTTCTCGGCCGTGTTCGGCGACTACGTGGTGCGGGGCGAGTCGGCCTACACTTTCGGTGACGACCCAGGAGGCACCGAGCCGAGCATCGGCAACGACGACTTCGCGGCCGTCCTGGGCGCCGAGACCAACGTCTCGGGCGGTCCGTTCCTCACCCTTCAGGGAGCGTACCAACGCACGGCGGCGGACGCGGGCGCCGACCCGGAGCATTCCTTCTCGACCGTCCTGGCCGCCTCCTTCGACCCCGACAACCGCATCGGCCTCGACGTCGCCTGGCTGCACGAATGGACCGACGGCAGCGGCGTTATCAGGCCCTCGTTCAGTTACACCTTCGCGGACGGCCTGACAGGAACCGCCGCGGCCACCGTCTTGTACGGTTCCGATGGGAGCACCTATGGAGTCTGGAAGGACAATACCCAGCTCAGCCTGGGAGTCGAGTTCTCGTTCTAG
- a CDS encoding outer membrane lipoprotein-sorting protein, translating to MTSKPAARSILAPAMALLLALTGLAAAQRYSTAQEVVDAMKAQPAPATTIATMSMTITAASGHSLTRVMQIWAADDGRSQLIKFLEPADVRGSGFLSVEKASGETETMIYLPALGRVRRVAGGQKQDSFFGSDFSYEEISSLSGDFGDDFDSALKETLPGPTYVLEGTAKPGSESSYDRIVYQVPEATLVPERVDFYRGGELVKTLTISATSQVGDYVLPSTIRMETVAAGSYTTLEQSDFSVDQDIPADVFTERFLQR from the coding sequence ATGACCAGCAAGCCAGCCGCCCGCTCCATTCTCGCTCCAGCCATGGCCCTGCTCCTCGCCCTCACGGGTCTGGCCGCCGCCCAGCGCTACTCCACGGCCCAAGAGGTCGTGGACGCCATGAAGGCGCAACCGGCGCCGGCTACGACGATCGCCACCATGAGCATGACCATCACCGCCGCCTCAGGGCACTCGCTCACCCGCGTGATGCAGATCTGGGCCGCCGACGACGGCCGCTCGCAGCTCATCAAGTTCCTGGAGCCCGCCGACGTGCGCGGTTCGGGCTTCCTGTCCGTAGAGAAGGCCTCGGGCGAGACGGAGACGATGATCTACCTGCCGGCCCTGGGCCGCGTCCGCCGGGTGGCGGGCGGCCAGAAGCAGGACTCCTTCTTCGGCTCGGACTTCTCGTACGAGGAGATCTCGAGCTTGAGTGGCGACTTCGGCGACGACTTCGACTCCGCACTCAAGGAGACCCTCCCGGGCCCCACCTACGTGCTGGAGGGCACGGCCAAGCCGGGTTCGGAGAGCAGCTACGACCGCATCGTCTACCAGGTGCCCGAAGCCACGCTGGTGCCTGAACGCGTCGACTTCTACCGGGGCGGCGAGCTGGTGAAGACACTCACCATCTCGGCCACCTCGCAAGTGGGCGACTACGTCCTCCCCAGCACCATCCGCATGGAGACCGTGGCCGCGGGTTCGTACACGACCCTCGAGCAGTCCGACTTCAGCGTCGACCAGGACATCCCGGCCGACGTCTTCACCGAACGCTTCTTGCAGCGCTGA
- a CDS encoding MMPL family transporter, producing MTPRSRRRDWAIVVVFALVSAVLGLGALRLKLDASISAMLPDKSSVADLQREASDVFGSDGIMVALVEGDIYTPAGVATLRRVSADLAKVPGVTSVTSAGNAQRMVDDDGFLLTEDLLPDNPTAEEIASAREYLETSPLYRGGLLVAEDGQAANIIMEVDGDADSEALSSGIRGMLQTDWQGAGMGAFHLVGGPLIDGEMRATLAKEMPLLGGLAALLILVMLYLNFRTVRGALLPLMTVSVGLLWSLGVMGWIGAELSTLSIIAPVVILAVGSSFSLHLLGRFFQELAHGADKRAAVGISVKETGLGVLISGLAISAALSTFALSGMPTVRSLGLLTAGGVLTTLLASLVLLPAVLGLMRAPRKTIDPEQPGVIARFLEALARFVDKRRYPILITAALLLVVAVVGATRIVPNTAVIDYFNVNSPLRRDYAVVEEAFGGSSQVVVLVKGDMSDPAALQAMFEFQQEVAKIDGVGPTSSIATVLRAIHHTLTGVDGLPTTREEVAQELLLYQLSGDPEQVSKYLTLDSQMALVDIATKSEPTAILRRMVDDIEAAGEATLGNYAELGYTGSTPLQLAIEDSLLHDFIISLSLAIVLVIIIDSFVRSVRAAVVTISALLLTIALQYGLLGFFGIPLDLSTMLLGALAIGVGDYAIHLTVRYMEERRAGLAPEAAMSQALHSSGRSILFTALTLGAGFLALVVSQFVPVRTLGSLMAFTVVSVGTASLTLLPAACLVFLRNPRGSTTAATAPAKA from the coding sequence ATGACCCCGCGCTCTCGTCGCCGCGACTGGGCCATCGTGGTGGTGTTCGCCCTCGTGTCCGCTGTGCTCGGCCTCGGCGCGCTCAGGCTGAAGCTCGACGCATCCATATCTGCCATGCTGCCAGACAAGAGCAGCGTTGCCGACCTGCAGCGCGAGGCATCCGACGTGTTCGGCTCCGACGGCATCATGGTGGCTCTCGTGGAGGGCGACATCTACACGCCCGCGGGAGTGGCCACCTTGCGCCGCGTCTCCGCCGACCTCGCCAAGGTGCCGGGCGTCACGAGCGTCACCAGTGCCGGTAACGCCCAGCGCATGGTCGACGACGACGGTTTCCTCCTCACCGAGGACCTCCTGCCGGATAACCCCACCGCCGAAGAGATCGCTTCGGCGAGGGAGTACCTCGAGACCTCGCCCCTCTACCGCGGCGGGCTGCTCGTGGCCGAGGACGGCCAGGCGGCCAACATCATCATGGAAGTCGACGGGGACGCCGATTCGGAGGCTCTGAGCAGCGGCATCCGGGGCATGCTGCAGACCGACTGGCAGGGCGCAGGCATGGGCGCCTTTCACCTGGTCGGGGGACCGCTCATCGACGGCGAGATGCGCGCCACGCTCGCCAAGGAGATGCCCCTGCTAGGCGGGTTGGCGGCCCTCCTCATCCTCGTCATGCTCTACCTCAACTTCCGTACCGTGCGGGGTGCGCTACTGCCACTCATGACCGTATCGGTGGGGCTCTTGTGGTCGTTGGGTGTCATGGGCTGGATAGGGGCCGAGCTGAGCACCCTCAGCATCATCGCCCCCGTAGTCATTCTCGCCGTGGGCAGCTCGTTCTCGCTTCACTTGTTGGGCCGCTTCTTCCAGGAGCTCGCACACGGCGCCGACAAACGGGCGGCCGTTGGCATCTCCGTCAAGGAGACGGGCCTTGGCGTCCTGATCTCGGGCCTCGCGATATCGGCGGCGCTCTCCACGTTCGCGCTCTCGGGCATGCCCACGGTGCGCAGCCTCGGCCTCCTGACGGCCGGCGGCGTGCTCACCACTTTACTGGCCTCGCTCGTGCTGCTTCCGGCCGTCCTCGGGCTCATGCGGGCACCTCGCAAGACCATCGACCCCGAGCAGCCCGGCGTCATCGCGCGGTTCCTGGAGGCCCTGGCCCGCTTCGTCGACAAGCGCCGCTACCCCATTCTGATCACCGCGGCGTTACTGCTGGTCGTGGCCGTCGTCGGCGCCACCCGCATCGTGCCCAACACGGCCGTCATCGACTACTTCAACGTGAACTCGCCCCTGCGGAGAGACTACGCGGTCGTCGAGGAAGCGTTCGGGGGCTCGAGCCAGGTCGTCGTGTTGGTCAAGGGTGACATGAGCGACCCCGCCGCTCTCCAAGCGATGTTCGAGTTCCAGCAGGAGGTGGCGAAGATCGACGGCGTGGGGCCCACCAGCTCCATCGCCACGGTGCTCCGCGCCATCCATCACACGCTGACCGGCGTCGACGGCCTGCCCACCACGCGCGAGGAGGTGGCTCAGGAACTCCTCCTCTACCAGCTCTCCGGCGACCCGGAGCAGGTGAGCAAGTACCTCACCCTCGACTCCCAGATGGCCCTCGTGGACATCGCCACCAAGTCGGAGCCGACCGCCATCCTGCGGCGCATGGTGGACGACATCGAGGCCGCCGGTGAGGCGACACTCGGCAACTACGCCGAACTCGGCTACACGGGCTCGACGCCATTGCAGCTCGCCATCGAGGACTCGCTGCTGCACGACTTCATCATCAGCCTCTCGCTGGCCATCGTCTTGGTCATCATCATCGACTCGTTCGTGCGCTCAGTCCGCGCCGCCGTCGTGACCATCTCCGCGCTGCTCCTCACCATCGCCTTGCAGTACGGTCTGCTCGGTTTTTTCGGCATCCCACTGGATCTCTCGACGATGCTGCTTGGGGCGCTGGCCATCGGCGTGGGCGACTACGCCATCCACCTGACCGTCAGGTACATGGAGGAGCGCCGGGCCGGCCTGGCACCCGAAGCCGCCATGAGCCAGGCCCTGCACTCGTCGGGCCGCTCCATCCTCTTCACCGCACTGACGCTGGGGGCCGGCTTCCTCGCCCTGGTCGTGAGCCAGTTCGTGCCCGTGCGTACCCTGGGCTCGCTCATGGCATTCACCGTCGTGTCGGTCGGCACGGCGTCGTTGACGCTGCTGCCCGCCGCGTGCCTCGTGTTCCTACGCAACCCGCGCGGTTCGACCACCGCCGCCACCGCCCCCGCCAAAGCGTGA
- a CDS encoding TetR/AcrR family transcriptional regulator: MARPKEFDHDQVVLKAAALFQRQGYEATSVRQLLDELELSSSSFYAAFGGKEQLLMEALAAHARIERDQLRQALEGPGQFRDKFAGLLATLIDELSSAGGVSSLTLSAAVELAGTKPQVLAFLSKYMEELVGMVTELIVLAMNRGELGRGPAPEHLSRFLLFNAFNLGFVAKVTGARDDLEGYAAVALAALDAHPNAHPTT; this comes from the coding sequence ATGGCGAGGCCGAAGGAGTTCGATCACGACCAGGTGGTGCTCAAAGCCGCGGCGCTGTTCCAGCGCCAGGGTTACGAAGCTACCTCCGTCAGGCAACTGCTCGACGAGCTCGAGCTTAGCTCCAGCTCCTTCTACGCCGCCTTCGGCGGCAAGGAACAGCTGCTCATGGAGGCACTTGCAGCTCACGCGCGGATCGAACGTGACCAGCTAAGGCAAGCACTCGAAGGCCCCGGCCAGTTCCGCGACAAGTTCGCGGGGCTACTGGCAACGCTCATCGACGAGCTCAGCTCGGCAGGCGGCGTGAGCTCCCTCACCCTGAGCGCGGCAGTTGAGCTGGCCGGCACGAAGCCCCAGGTCCTCGCGTTCCTCTCGAAGTACATGGAGGAACTGGTGGGGATGGTCACGGAACTGATCGTCTTGGCCATGAACCGAGGAGAACTCGGCCGCGGCCCCGCGCCCGAGCACCTGTCCCGCTTCCTGCTGTTCAACGCCTTCAACCTTGGCTTCGTCGCCAAGGTGACGGGCGCGCGCGACGACCTGGAAGGTTACGCGGCGGTCGCACTGGCCGCCCTCGACGCTCACCCGAACGCACACCCAACCACTTAG